Within the Acidimicrobiales bacterium genome, the region GTGTCGGAACCCGTAGTGGCGCCTCCGGCGCACTGGTCGGCTGGACGGACCGGGGTTGGCTCCGGGTGGCCGTCGGCATCGGGCTGGCGACCATGCTGCTGGGAGCTGCCGTAAGCCTGGCCACCGACACCGCCTTTCAGGGGCGCTACGGGGTCTTTGCCCTGGTGCCGGTGGTCCTTGCTGCTGCAGTGGGCCTGCGGCACCTACCCGGTACCGGATCCGTGTTCGTCCTGGCGCTCCTGGTCCTCCTCTCCGGAGTCTCAGTGGCCCGCGAGCTTGGCCGGGACCGGACCCAGGTGGGGGTGGCTGCCCAGGCGATCCTGGACGATGGCGCTGCCACCGACGTGGTCGTGTTCTGCCCGGACCAGTTGGCGCCGGCAGGACACCGCCTGTTGGCCGATCGCTTCGTGACCCTCTCCCACCCGATGCTGGACGACGGTCGACGGGTCGACTGGGCGAACTACGCCAGGCGGAATGCGTCGGTCGACGTCGCCTCGGTGGCCGACGGGATCGTGCTCCGGGCAGGACATGGTGCCACGGTTTGGCTGGTCTGGATGGACGGGTACGAGACCATGGGTGGACAGTGCGGGGATCTCCGCCAGGCCTTGGTGGAACGCCTGGGTCGGCCCACGAAGGTGGTCCGTGCCGATGGCGATGCCTTCGACGATGCGGCCAACCTCTCGCGCTTCCCAGGTCGTCCGTGACCGGAGGTCGAGTCCGGCGGGCGAAAGACGACCTCCTTGTCGTCCTGCCCGCGTGGACGACGGCTCGGCTGCTGATCGCCGCGGCGTGGATCGCCGTCCACCTGGCGGGTGCCCGGGCGGACGGCGGTCCCCGACCGTCGACCCGCGGCCTCCTGGCATGGGATGGCGACTGGTACCAGTCGCTCCTCGTCCACGGCTACGACGGCGTGCCGACCGAGGGAGTGCGGTTCTTCCCTGGATACGTCCTGCTGGGACGCCTCGCCGACGCTCTCCTTCCCGGCGGGCCGGCAGTGGCCCTCATCGTGGTGGCGAACCTCTCGGCGCTACTGGCAACGCTGCTGCTGCATCGCCTTGTGATGGCCGAGACGGGTGACAGGGCCACGGCGCGTCTGGCGGTCTGGGCGCTCTCGCTGTTCCCGTCGGCATTCGTCCTTGCCTGGGCCTACGGGGAGGGCCTCTTCCTGGCTCTGGCGGTCGGCGTGCTCCTGTCGGCCCGACGGGAGAGGTGGTGGTTGGTGGCCCTCCTGGCGCTGGCTGCCGGGCTGGTCCGCCCCACGGGGGCCCTGTTGGCCGTGCCGGTCCTGGCAGCGGTGTGGCGCCCGTCCACGGGGTCCGGTCGGCTCCCTGAACGGATTGCCGCCGTGGCCGGCGGACCCATCGGTGTTGGCGTCTTCGTGTGGTGGGCCTCGGCGCACTTCGACCGGGCATTCATTCCGCTGAACGTGCAGCGAGAGCTCCGCGGCGACCCGGTGAACCCGTTCCGTCGGCTGCTGGACGGGGTCGGTGACCTGTTCGGGAGCGAGACGATGGGCGATGGACTGCACGTCCTTGCCGTAGCCGCCCTGCTGGTCCTCTTGGTCGCGCTGGTGCGGTCGTGGCCGCGACGCTACGGCGCCTTCGCCGCGGCGTGCCTCCTGGTGGCGTTGGCAGCCGACAACCTCAACAGCATCGAGCGCTATGCCCTGAACGGGGTGCCGTTCGTACTCGGGGTGGCCACCCTGGCCGCACGTCCCCGCCTGGGCCCGCCTGTCATGGTCGTCTCGGCGATGGCGATGGTGTCGCTGGCGGCCATGGCCTGGTGGGGGTCCTACGTCCCGTGATGCCACAGCTGGGACCGGACCACGGGCCGGCGGAAGCCGTACGAAAACGCGAAAGTGGCCCCGAGTAGCCTCCCGGCGAACCGGTCAACTCCTCGGAGCCACCTCGTCGTCTCACGTCCACCTGCCGAACCGTCCCGTCAGACGATCCGGACCCGGAGCCCAACCCCGAAGGGTCTGGCTCTGACCCGGAACCGGAACATCCGTCAACGCTCCGTTCCCGAACCCGACTCGACCACCGGTTCCCGACGGAACCCTGGTCAACCGTGCCACCCCTTCGCCCGACGGCTATGGAGCGACCCGATCGACTCGGCACCCCGATCCCAGCTCCACCATCGATCCACCCCGTCGCCCGTCGGCGGCGGAGTGACCGGCAGTGGTCCGGTTCCGGTCGGGGCCTCGTCCGGGTGGCCCGACGGTTCGCCCGAAGGCTCCTCGTCGTCCCGCCCGGCCTCGACACCCGTGTGCCGGTGGCCGAACCGCTGGTCCCTCTCGGGGCCAGCGTGGTTGCGGTCCTCCCCGAACACGTCTCGGGGGCTTCCCCAGGTTCTCGACCCTCCTCCCTCGACCGGAGCCTGAGCTCCTACCTCGGTCGGCTGGTCGGTTCTCCGGTTCCGGATCCCCTCGCCGTGTTCGGCGTGCACGCATGGTGGTCGTGTCCGGGCATCCGGATCAAGCGGATTCGGGGTATTCCCCAGTTCCGTGGCGGATTTCCCCAGAGGTTAGGTCCGGCGTCCACAGGACCGTCCACAGGAGGCCCCGAATTGGTGACTGAGTCCGGCGCCAGGTGGCCGGATGGGTGGGTCAGGTGACCAGGACCGCGCCCGCGAAGAGCGCCCCGAGAGCGGCCAGACCGCCCAGGGCCCCGGTGGCACCGCGCAGGGCGACGCTCCGGGTAGTGGCGTGGACGGCGGCCGCCACGCCGGAGAGTCCCACTAGCAGGAGCTTCACCAAAAGGGCGGTGAGATACCCGGTGTCCTTGTCGCCGATTTCGACGGCGAAGAGGCTCCAGATCCCGGTCACGACCGCCAACCCGAAGCAGGGCCATGCAACCCTGGCGAAGCGGACGGCAGCGATGCGTGGAACGTCGGGTCCGAGGGAGCGGAGCAAGGGCAGGAGGCCGACCATGACAATCTGGCCTCCGACCCACCCGGCCACGCCCAGGAGGTGGAGGAACACGCGGATGCTGTCGAGGTCGGCCATGGCGGCAGTCTGCCTGCTGTCGGGACATCGTCCAGCTCAGGTCGCCCAGTCCTCCCGTTCCACCAGGACGGACCGGAGCACGCTCGGCCGGTCGGTCATGATGCCGTCCACACCAAGGTCCAGGAGCCGGTGCATCTCGTCGGCGTCGTCGATGGTCCACACGTGGACCTGCAGGCCCTGGCCGTGGGCGTGGCGGACCAACCGGCGGTCGACGAGGGGGACGCCGGCCTGGCGTACCGGAACCTGGAGGCAGTCGGCGACCGGGCGCCCCGTGGGTATCCCCAGGCTGGCCAAGCGGACCCGGCCCACAGCCAGGGGCCCGGCCGACGTGCAGAGCCCCGGGCCGAGGAGGGCGCGGCATCGTGCGAGACGCCGATCCGAGAATGAACCCAAGCAGACGCGCCCGAGGGCGTCGTGGTCCCGCAGGACGGCGACGAGCGGATCGACCACCCGGTCATCCTTGGGGTCGATGTTGATCCGCACCCCGGGGAATTCGGAGAGCAGGTCAGCCAGGCGTGGGATCGGCTCCCTGCCGTCGATCCGGGCGTTGACGACCTCGGCCCAAG harbors:
- a CDS encoding glycerophosphodiester phosphodiesterase, which translates into the protein MPKPDLHPYLDHPGTLAFAHRGGTEQHPENSLAAFRHAVGLGYRYLETDVHATADGVVLAFHDEALDRVTDRSGRVVDLPWAEVVNARIDGREPIPRLADLLSEFPGVRINIDPKDDRVVDPLVAVLRDHDALGRVCLGSFSDRRLARCRALLGPGLCTSAGPLAVGRVRLASLGIPTGRPVADCLQVPVRQAGVPLVDRRLVRHAHGQGLQVHVWTIDDADEMHRLLDLGVDGIMTDRPSVLRSVLVEREDWAT